cctaatattcgggatgttacatcTGGTATTGATCATAATTTACAAGAACATTCTGTAGTCTTAGTAAGAAGGGGAAGGGTTTAGAATTTACCCCATATGAGACACATTGTTCGAGAAACCCTAAATGCTGTCAGACTAAAGGATCGTCAACAAGGGCGTTCTAGTGCGTTATAGATTCTTATCCAAAACTTGTATCATTTGATGATGCCATTTGAATCGATAGAAACATGTGAAGTGTATGGCTAACCCAATAACAAAAGTTTCGTAAGGGGATTAGAGCAGGCTACCATGAGACAAAAAATCTTCTTTCTAAAGAGATTCGATTTTCAAGTTTTATTTTCAACACAGTACTCCTTGTCCAAAAATATCAACTCATACTTGTAGAACAACCATGTAGCACTTTCGGTAGAGTAATCAAAATGTATCCCTTCAATTGCATATAATATTTTCATTATCACATTTGGTTTTCTTAAATTACATTGATCAGCTTTGTGTAAAACATTAATCCAGGATAATCTTACTGTAAAAAGTTACTATAATTAAATTTAACTTAAAACATTATTAAAGCAAGTTAATTAAAAGATCAAACATCCAACTCTGATTGTAATTATTTTGTACGAggaccaaaattaaaaaaaaaaaactgattgtATATTTTTTGTACAAGGACCAATAATTTTTGTCCTTAGCACATTATGAGACAAAAAATTTTAGAGTAGAGGTGCTGTCAAATCGAGTTGAACTCGGGTAACTTCATACTTGAAATTGAACTAGAATGATATGAATGCTACTCGAAATTGAGTTCGAGCTTGAACTCCTCAAACTCGACTAGAGCAAGTTGCAGAAATACTCGAATTTGACTTAATAAGATTCAAAAATAATGCCAACCCTGTGTTAATCATTTCGcatatatatttaaattatttaatCCAATATTTGATAGAACTTGTCAGCCCTCAAATACTTTATTTTTATGCTTGAAATTGGCTTCATAATACTTTCAATAGCTTGAGCTTAGCCAAAGTTAATTCGAGTTGAATTGTTGACCAAGCAGTTCGCAGACTCGAATCGAGCTCTTTAGTCCAGCGTTACAACTCGATGAAGAGTGACCATCCATGTCACTCATCCAGGGAATGCCACGTAATTTCCCAACATTGACATCAGCATTCCCgcctattttctttttcccgccgaaattatttttttaataatagcTTCCACGTTCGACAAAAACCACCAGCCACTTCCTCAGTTTCTCTCCAAGTACCAACAGAAGAGAAAAGAGCCCTAATTAAAGCATTTCTGCGTCTTCTTCTTCACTCTGTTGTCAGTGTGTGTTGTGCGTGTTTTTCTTCGTGTTTTGTGAACAATTGAGGTCATAGAAATGGCCCCTCAAAAGTTGACAGAATACGAGAGACGGAGACTCGAAAACATCAAGCGCAACGATCAAATGCTTGCTGCTCTGAAGATCCACTCTAAACTCTCCCAACTCTCTGAATCCACCAAGCGCCCGaggtttctctctttctttttcttggttgGTAACATACAAATTgtatgtgtaattttatgtTCAGGGATATGATATTTTGTGATTGGAGatgtgtaaatttttgtatttaaagtTGATTATTAGCCCTGTTGGAAAGTGGAATCCTTTGTGAATTGTGTCTACTTTGTTTTCGTGTGTGAGTAtctccaatttttttctttttaatttcatattttttttattttgggtatTTTGCTGGCTTTTATAATTTCTTCAGTGCTGTTATATATCATAATTTTTTTCCCTGGCGGGGAAGATGGGGAGGGAGAGGAGTCTAGGGGGGAATGGTGACAGTGAGAATCGTATGACACTTGATAAAGGCCCTTATCATagttgttttgttttttgtctGTGTGtttgaaagagagagaaaggggggggggggggggggggggggggaggagggGGCATTTTAGAAGTTGTAAAGTTGCAAGTTCTTATGTCTGAATATGttaatgatttttcttctttgatgaGATGTTTTGAATTAATGTACTACTAATCTTGTTATGTATTCTCTCTTTGTTTGCAATTTCAGAGCTCAAACTAAGTCTTACAAAGTGAGCCCTGAGAAGAAACACAGAACAGAAACTCCAATAGTCCTTCGCAGGTCTCTCAGGACTCGAGGAGTGGCACCAGATTCCTCGACTGCTGGTGGCCTTAAAGATGATTTCGATGAGAGCCAAAGTTCTATATCTAGGAAAAACCCCAATTCAGATTCGGAATCCCCATTAACAAAAAGAGCTTATGAAAGAGGGCCTATCAGGATGAGAGATGCTTATAGAACAGATGCATCTGATAGAAAACTCATTGAGGCAATACTGGATTGCTCGAGAAAATCCAGATTGAGTGAGAGTAATAATGAACTGGATGATACAATTAAGGGAATGGAAGGAAATGAGCGCTTGGGTAGTTTGAAAATAGGAAGAAAGGTATGGGGTTCCATTGACGTCGATGCAATGAAATTGGAACCGGATAATATTGCACGTGTGGTGCCAGGGAGAATACTGAATTTAAGGTTTTTACCAACTACAGACGCTAGAATAGTTGTTGTGGGCAACAAGTTTGGTGATGTTGGCTTTTGGAATGTTGATGCTGACGCTGAGGATGGGGATGGGATTTATCTGTATCATCCTCATCCAGCGCCAATCTCGGGGATGGTGTGTAATCCATTTTCTTTATCAAAGGTACAGATACACTTATTTTGCATGAATGGTAATTttgtaatttcaatattttacaGTTTATCCTTTTCACATGAACTATACTGGTGCCACTGCCTGACTTCAATGGTATTTCTGACCTGATATAGTCTAAAACCTATCTGCACAACCAACTTTATCTTAATGTTGGAACcacagaaaaagggaaaaaaaaaaagcacaaaggagaaaatttttgttttaaggaTATAGCTGCTGTCATTTTAAGTTTCATCCTAATAAGACATTTTGGCATCTGTGTTCTTAATCAGGAAGTAGTATACTTTCATGCATGTACTCCTATTAAAAATAGTTGGCATGTATGTACATTTTGATAGAATTTGCCTCTGCTTGGTACTATGTTCCTGTAAGTGCTAGCTTATGATGATTGTGGTCATTTGATCTTTCAAGTGCATTGCTTTCTGACAACAGCCCTATGTATTTCAATGCAGATGTTCACTTCTTGCTATAATGGTTTTATAAGGTTGATGGATATGGAGAGAGAGTTATTTGAATTGGTGTATGCTGGTGATCATGCTGTATTTTCTCTTTCTCAAAGTCCAAATGATATGAACTCCTTGTACTTTGGTGAGGGTAATGGACAACTTAGGGTATGGGATGCAAGAACGGGAAAATCTTCATCCTCATGGGGTTTGCACCAAAAAAGGATCAACACAATAGACTTTAAGCCACAGAACACAAACATCATGACAACAAGTTCAACAGACGGTACTGCCTGCATTTGGGATTTGAGAAAAGTTGGTGTTAACGGGTCAACAGCTTTGAAGAGTATTAGGCATGAAAGAGCTGTGCACTCAGCTTATTTTTCACCTTCTGGAAGGTTCCTTGCTACTACAAGGTGTGTTGTAGTTGATTTTAATAAGAAAAAagtttatggatttaatgcacaTTGAAAAAATGTTATAATGCTTAGTTATGAAGAGATGTCTTTGGGGCTTAAGGCATTATAAGCTTAAGGCATTATAAGCATGGCAAGAACTCTCCAACTTTTAGTGTATGTTGATTGGCGGTTTGTGGGGTTCATCCATGCATCTATGTCTCTCTTAATTGTCTTTGAAAGTCATTCATTGAGTTCTCCTCGTATTGAATAAAATCACCTATTACTTTCTGGTATATTTTCCTGTTTGAGTTAATCGCCGATGACTTTCTGGTATACTTTCTGGAATTAATCTTGTCTTGGTATTCTTTCCAAATGTACAAGCTTGGCATTTCAGACTTAGTGTTCCATACATTCAATCTCTTCGCTCAGAAACATTGGCTTTTTTCTTAAGATAGATTGTCTGCTGTAAAATTTGTCTGGTTTGAGATGCACAGTAATTCTTGAACCTCAGTTTCTGACTTGGAAACATGCTTGATATTTCTGTTTGTCCGTGCAGTGCTGATGATATGGTTGGCTTATTTAGTGGAGATACCTATCAAAACATGACAATGGTATACCATAACAACCAGACAGGCAGGTGGATTTCCTCCTTCAGGTAAAATTGTCCGTTTAAGAACAATGCTGTTGTTTGTTTTGCTGGCTTTTGAACTAATAAGTTGTTTCCTTGAATTGGAAGAAGTAGTCTATGAATCAAAGTGGCTGTATTCTTGATTAATAATGCCTCAAATAGATTGCTTACCATATGGATTTATCTTTCAAATTTATTCTCCTGTGTCTAGATAAATTCTGTTTCTTGTAGCTGTCTCTAGGAAGAAAACTGTACatttctcattttgttaggTTTGTTCAATAGACATACTCACAGCCTCTGTCCCAGTTTCATTGCACactgccccccccccccaccaaaAGTATTTACAGGGAATGCATGTGATATGTTTTAGTTTCTCTTTGTTGAATTATTTGGATATATATGTGCGCATTTTAAGTTGCCAACCTTTATTTTGGCTGTCTCAGTTAGAAATATATTTGTAACTTAAATTGGTTTTTCAGTCTTTGACATGCTTTGATGGTCTTATGGATCTTGTGGATAGCCATTATGCATTGCCATATCATAGGATATTATTTTTACTTATTGTGCGCAAAATGGTGTTGATACTTAAGTTTCCATTCTTGATAACAATGATACCCTAACTACGAGTCTCTTTTGTTTGTTATTTCCACTTCGCAAAACAGGGGAATATGGGGGTGGGATGATTCTTATGTTTTCGTGGGGAACATGAGAAGAGGAGTTGACATAATCTCCACCACGGGAAAAGATGTTACTGCAACTTTACAAAGTGAACACATGTCTGCAATTCCATGTCGATTTGATGCTCATCCATTTGAGGTTGGGACGCTGGCTAGTGCTACAAGCGGGGGTCAGGTTTATATATGGAGGCCATCTTGATGAATGAATCCTTGTTTTGCTAGTTTGTGCTGGAGATGGTTTTCACTTGCCAAGTTTATCTGTTGTACATGTATCCTCGTTAGGTAACTTCCTGTGCATCTTTTGCTGAAAAAGCTTTTAGTGGTGGTGCAATGATCTTAACATTTCTTGGAATGTAAAGCCATTTCGACTCTTAATGCTGGAATTAGCAGTTTGCATTTTGGGTCCTTTTGGAGTTCTCACATGTAATAGTAAAGCATTCAGTATTTTATCCTTTGGTTGGCCTTGCCATTCAACTGATAGTGTTCAATCAACCATCATGCTGGCATTCGAACATGTCGTCACGCTACCACTCCACATTCAGTTTCAGTTGTTGGATTTGCTCCGCCCTGTTTTATAACATTGATGGTGCAGTTTGCAGGGTGAATCTAAGGTGGTCTTGACTTTAGGACCATACACCATCAGCAAAAGAGATGTCTTGAAGCATAAGCACTAATTAACTTGAAACTTTTATTTGCAAGGTCCGGGCAAGGTGACATGAGTGACAATCTTTGGATTCATTCAGAAGTGGAAGCAGATATTATTGTCATTATCATTTTACGCTCAAGACTCATGCTTTAGTGTTTTGAATAGCCTTTGCTCCCGTAATATGGGGAAAATCCAAACCCCAGGCATTAGCTGAAAGCAGTTGCTCGGACAGAAATGTCCTCTTTACAATATATTCAGTTGAAATAGTTTAGACTGAAGACATCCTCTGTATGTTATTGCTTCATCTTTTGCTTCCAAAGAAGCAACTCTGAAGGGATTGAATGTTCACTACGTGAAAGTACGGCTTGTGCCATCAATTTACCAAGCCACGCATGATAGAACAAGCCCCTTGAACCAAGCCCGGTAAATACCCAATATTTACAAGCATGATTTCGACCTGTGACATTATCTACGCAACCCAGAATTGGCAACGATCCATGAGGGGTGAGTGGTGGCATTGCCCTTAGTCCTGCAACTGCTTCTCTGACTGTCCAGTTGCTTATAGCAGGATATATAACAGATCCCTTTAATAGAAGTTCTTCTAAGGCTTCAGAAGCTTCTACAGTTGGGACATTCCTTGAGTAATTTGCAGACCTCCATTCCCATGTTGAGCCCAAATACAGATCTCGAGGACCCTGTACAGCAATCCAGGCATCTGAGAGGATTGAGGGACTATGCTGCGGATATTCTTCTCTGATAAAAGAGAAATACATGTACTTTCAGAGATATTATCGATTAAAGAGACGTGAAACACAATGCTTGGTTGATGTTTAAGGCAGTATATCTGAAACCGGCCAAGAGTGTGATATTATGATGCAAAGTTTTTTGTATCCATATAGGCTGGGTGATACGGGGGAagggagtgtaagtgagagatcCCGGATTCGAGACCTCCTACTGacgctttaaaaaaaaaaaccttcatcCAAATCTTAACATTAAAGAGAGAACAAAGAGAAGTTAGTTCACCAATTTACTCGCATCTTTATAAAAAATTAACAAGTTATGCTTTTCTACTAATTGTAGAAATGTTTCGTTTAACTACTCATCTAGACAAATTTTTTGATACACTGGaggaaatcaaaagaaaatgggaaaaaaacaTATAATTGCATGATTAAGCTTGGTGCTGCAATAATTCAAAGAGTCGTAAACAGTATATATAATGTGGCGTGTCACAAACTTTTGTTGAAGCAAAGAGCATTCCACATTTGGCTCCTAAATTTTACTTGTATAGGATGCACTAGTTACTCAGGTTTTCTCCCAATATCACAAGATAAGTGATTTTCTGCAACCATAATTATTGGATATTCACAATATTAAATTTGCAATGTTGAACCGACTGGTCTCTGAAAGTTTTATCAGTTGCTTAGAATAATAAACTAGGTGAATATGAGTTATTTGAGCCTCAAAGGTACCTGAAATTATCAGAAAGCTGCATGTGTGTAACAACACCTCTACATGACTCTGGCAGAAAAGCTGCTCTGGCACCAAGACAAATGACCACAGCATTATACTCCCCTGAAAAGAATATGTTTATCAAATTTCTCATCTAATCATGCTTAGTTCTCTACAAGCAGTTGACTTATTCTGTCGAACCCAGAATAGCTCAGCTGCTTCTCACATATCAATGAGGAATAAGCTCTCAGTGACAGCATATACTTGAAGAGCCAAAGACTCTTGTCCAAGGTACTGAATCCCTCATGGAGATTAATGCTAGATATGTGCATCTTAGTCACAAGGAATTCAAGTGAAGGACTTTGTAATGCCAGTATCCAGCATTCACAAAACTTGTGCAATGTAACTGATATTAGTTACAATTGATTGATAACATCTTTCATGCATTTGTAGGACTCAATTAGCAGGAGATTATTAGGAAGGAATGCATCATATGCTAACAGTCATTATGATAGTCAAAGAGCAAGAGTTGTGGAATGAACAACAAATGTAGTGATCTAAACAATGGTTATGAAACCAATGCAAGGAAACTTCATCAGAAACAAGGTGGAAAGAAGGGAAGATAAGGAAGGGAGAAAGGAGGATTAGATATATCTCTTTAAAAGAAAATGTTTGCAAAGCTGGTGCAGGGATCATATAGGCTTTAACCACCAGGAAAAAAGGGAGTTAATGTAATCTTATGGTATGCATAAGCTTAAAATGCCATTCTTCAGAATTTCAGCATACCTCTCTTTTTAAGGCAACAATTAATAGAAAAAAAGATCCACAACTTCTTACCTGCAAATTCAAGGAGACTGCCAACAGATGTCTTGTAGAAATTCAGTTCTCTAGGCGCAACACCAAGATTCAACATTTCTGCGACTGAATTTTGACAAGCTAAGTAAAGTGCCTGTTGAAGTATTCAAAATAAGTAGTTCTTAACAAGTGCAGGGAGAGATCCCAATTATACAGATTACAACCACTCGAACTCTTTTCCAGACCTCAAGATAGTACTGAGAGTGAACATTTAAAGCTTCAGGCATATGAAAGGCCACATTGAGTGGCACAGACAAACCAGGCACAAGGTTTTCTGCAGCATGCTTGTCCATTGACTCTATTCTGCAACTGGCAAGGCAGTTCTCAACATTCTACAATAGAGGGCaataaaagtatatattatTACATGTAGTACCTGAGATACAAAATACAACATATAATCTTGAAAACTTACATGGTCCATTATGTTTATGTTCTTTAAACTGACAGCTGGTCTCAGGATCCCTCTGATGTAAAACTTCAATAGTTAAGAATTTCTTGCTTCAATATAAGTATTTGCAttcagataaaaaaaaaaaaaaaccaaaattccCTCCAGAAAAAAACATAGAACAAAAGTAAAACATCATAGATAATTATTAATATCTGAGGTCACATTAAATTTTGGCTCCTACATTAAGCTCAAAAGAGAGACATAGAAACCAAATTCAGGATACAAATCACCAAGAAGCAGTATCCTTCAGCTCAAAAAGCAAAATTTCGTCATACAACAGCTATTAATTGGTTATATAAATCTAGAGAATTGCTGTTTCAAGAGGGTTAGCAATAATGTGTTTAAGCTTGTAGTCCAATTTGTTACAGTTAATACGATACTAAAGACACCCTATCAAGttaaaaagaaaggaatacTAGTATTACCATGAACTCCTAACTCTATCCAGTATTTGAATGGATATGTTGATGGATGGCTAATTGAATAAAGTACCTAAGCAATCAGGTAGTTATCAAGCCAACAGCAATCCCTCTGGGTCCAATTACAGAATCCTTCAACAGTTTGAAATTAAGCCTATTGATCAACTAGTTTCTGGATGGTGAATGGAATCAATGGAGCACACTAAGCAACACGTCACTACACCCCTGTGAATATTGTGATAGCAGCATAATAAAATTTGTCTTCTTATATCGTAGTAGTTAAAAAAGGTTACAGAACTGCAGATGAGACACATCCCAGAATTTCATATGATATAAGAGAAAGGACCAACCGTCTCCTGATAATAGAAAAATTCATACTGTGAACAGCTTCTTGTCTTCCTGTGTTCAGCACCTTGGACTGTTTAGCACGCTCTGCAATGCGTATGAGCTTTAAACTCTCATTCCAGCACTCCTCAGCTCGCCAGAGAAGCTTAACTGACAAAGTGTACCAGCCCAAAAAAAGATGTCAGTCTTCAGAATTTAATCTTTtgaatcatcaataaaatgaacAGGACGGGGGAATTTAATATAAGATGActcaaaagaaaaccaagtcAAAACAAACCTTTAGGAGAATACGGGTGGAGAAGTCCACCAGCCACTCCTGATGCACCCCCACCGATACCAACTTCATCATATATGTCAACTAACAAAGGCAAATCCCTGGAGCCGTGCTGCAAAATAAGATATTACAGCAACAGATAAAAGCAATTCAAAGTAGATTAAAACGGGAAGCAAGAAATGTCACGAACATTTATATTCATCCTTCGGATAATATGCATCCTTTCATCTTTCACTCACAATCACCAGGCAGCACCAAATTATAAAACAAATGCACAATGAACCACTAGTAGACTTGACTACATACACATGAACAAAGACGATACCTGCAACAAATGCCAAGCAACAGAAAGCCCAGCAAAGCCAGCACCAAGAACGGCACACCTGTAACTTTAGCAGTGAGAAGTAGAgcgcaaaaggaaaaaaagtgaaTCTTTAATAGTCTTACGTTTCCCCCACTTGCTGACCTGAGAGGCTGCTGAGGGAGCGAGGAAGAAAAGCGAAGGAAAGTGGaagacgaagaagaagaaggacaAGAAAGGAAGATTGGTGGAAGGGGTTTTCTGATGCTCCATAGAAATGAACTAGCGAGCGTTGGcgctgatgatgatgatggagATGCTACAAATTGACAAGAAAACATGGATTGGCAGTGCTTCTGGGTTCAAAATTATTAtgcttttccttcctttttttttttttttccccctcttcTTTGGCTAAATTTGGGAGTTTTAGgatagaaaagagaagaagggaaaactaAAGTTATATGAGAATAAAAAGAGAAGAGTTTTAAGAATTAAtggaatgattttggatatgattattaaatatttgttcaagataattttaagaataaaataagtattttaaaaaattttcataagTTTTCTCCAACTTTCTCTGCATTTCTTTTCAATTTAGGAGCAAAAATTTTACCTACTATTCATTCTCTTGAATCTTTCTATTTCTTTCCTACTAAAAactaacaaataaaggaaaattaactttctcttcttttcctttattttctgTCCAAATCCTCCGCTCCCAAACGAAACCTATCATTGCAAAGGAAAGTTGGGATTAAAACTTTTTATAGATTGGGCAGCCACTTTTTGGAGCTTTTGTTaaaatatatctatatatatataggggataattgcagaaacctcccctgagatttctgatatttgcactgacctcccctctaGGTTTAGAAATTGCATTCACCTCCCCTGAACAGTAACAATTTGTTGCAGAAACTTCCCTGACAGCTTGATGTcccattaaaaaattatttgtagaagtgaaataaaacatttcttccaattttgccctcatcttgcttgacaattattatttgcttgacaattgcttaactaattatctaattagttaatagttaagttaattaactattaactaattatctaattaactattaactaattaactaattatctaattaattaattaactaattaactaatttctatttatctaatttactaattaactaattatctaattaactaaagctgttgtctgtctgaaactaacaaactatttgcatgttaaactatatgcagtacgcattacctatttaaagtatcggctctttatgggtattttattttcaaacatttaatttatgataaaaacatctatgtttgtaagtaaaatttcaaaagtgttatagtaatattcttacaaaaagggtggggcatggggtcataaattaaatatttaaaagtaagaatattgatattttttgtaacactttttgaattttacttacaaatattgatattttaatcataaattaaatatttgaaagtaaaatacccataaagagctgatactttaaataggtaatgcgtactgcatatagtttaacatacaaatagtttgttaatcagttagttagttaattagttaagcagttaattagttaattagtttaacatgcaaatagtttgttagtttcagaCAAACAACagttttagttaattagataattagtaaattagataaatagaaattagttaattaattaattagttaaggagttaattagttaattagtttaacatgcaaatagtttattagtttcggatagacaacagctttagttaattagataattagacaagtagttaattagataaacaaaaattagttaattagttaattaattaattagataattagttagttaattagataagcagttaattagttaattagtttaacatgcaaatagtttgttagtttcggacagacaatagctttagttaattagataattatttaattagttaattagataaatagaaattagttaattagttaattaattaattagttaattagttaattagttaatagttaattagtttaactatgcagaaatagtttgattagttaataactattaacaattagataattagttattagTTTAACTAtgtagaaatagtttgattagttaattagttaattagataaaatagaaattagttaattagataattagttaattagttaattaatttaactatgcagaaatagtttgattagtttaatttgtTTAACAAATTAAACGTTGGTTTTGATGAAAGTACTCAAACCTTTCATCTGGTGAAGTCAAATCCAATAGGGGTACTCTAGTAATTTCACACATTTTTACCTTTTAAATTAGTTCCAACTGTTTCTAG
The Coffea arabica cultivar ET-39 chromosome 6c, Coffea Arabica ET-39 HiFi, whole genome shotgun sequence genome window above contains:
- the LOC113692102 gene encoding uncharacterized protein isoform X1, whose translation is MFSCQFVASPSSSSAPTLASSFLWSIRKPLPPIFLSCPSSSSSSTFLRFSSSLPQQPLRCAVLGAGFAGLSVAWHLLQHGSRDLPLLVDIYDEVGIGGGASGVAGGLLHPYSPKVKLLWRAEECWNESLKLIRIAERAKQSKVLNTGRQEAVHSMNFSIIRRRGILRPAVSLKNINIMDHNVENCLASCRIESMDKHAAENLVPGLSVPLNVAFHMPEALNVHSQYYLEALYLACQNSVAEMLNLGVAPRELNFYKTSVGSLLEFAGEYNAVVICLGARAAFLPESCRGVVTHMQLSDNFREEYPQHSPSILSDAWIAVQGPRDLYLGSTWEWRSANYSRNVPTVEASEALEELLLKGSVIYPAISNWTVREAVAGLRAMPPLTPHGSLPILGCVDNVTGRNHACKYWVFTGLGSRGLFYHAWLGKLMAQAVLSRSEHSIPSELLLWKQKMKQ
- the LOC113692101 gene encoding uncharacterized protein, with protein sequence MAPQKLTEYERRRLENIKRNDQMLAALKIHSKLSQLSESTKRPRAQTKSYKVSPEKKHRTETPIVLRRSLRTRGVAPDSSTAGGLKDDFDESQSSISRKNPNSDSESPLTKRAYERGPIRMRDAYRTDASDRKLIEAILDCSRKSRLSESNNELDDTIKGMEGNERLGSLKIGRKVWGSIDVDAMKLEPDNIARVVPGRILNLRFLPTTDARIVVVGNKFGDVGFWNVDADAEDGDGIYLYHPHPAPISGMVCNPFSLSKMFTSCYNGFIRLMDMERELFELVYAGDHAVFSLSQSPNDMNSLYFGEGNGQLRVWDARTGKSSSSWGLHQKRINTIDFKPQNTNIMTTSSTDGTACIWDLRKVGVNGSTALKSIRHERAVHSAYFSPSGRFLATTSADDMVGLFSGDTYQNMTMVYHNNQTGRWISSFRGIWGWDDSYVFVGNMRRGVDIISTTGKDVTATLQSEHMSAIPCRFDAHPFEVGTLASATSGGQVYIWRPS
- the LOC113692102 gene encoding uncharacterized protein isoform X2, with amino-acid sequence MEHQKTPSTNLPFLSFFFFVFHFPSLFFLAPSAASQVSKWGKRVPFLVLALLGFLLLGICCRDLPLLVDIYDEVGIGGGASGVAGGLLHPYSPKVKLLWRAEECWNESLKLIRIAERAKQSKVLNTGRQEAVHSMNFSIIRRRGILRPAVSLKNINIMDHNVENCLASCRIESMDKHAAENLVPGLSVPLNVAFHMPEALNVHSQYYLEALYLACQNSVAEMLNLGVAPRELNFYKTSVGSLLEFAGEYNAVVICLGARAAFLPESCRGVVTHMQLSDNFREEYPQHSPSILSDAWIAVQGPRDLYLGSTWEWRSANYSRNVPTVEASEALEELLLKGSVIYPAISNWTVREAVAGLRAMPPLTPHGSLPILGCVDNVTGRNHACKYWVFTGLGSRGLFYHAWLGKLMAQAVLSRSEHSIPSELLLWKQKMKQ